Within the Candidatus Dependentiae bacterium genome, the region TTGCTCTTATTTTTAGTTATAGCAGCAAGCATTGTATTTTTAGAAAAGGGTGAACGTAAGATTCCTGTTCAATATGCTCGACGTATTATTGGTCAACGTGTCTATGGTGGTCAAAGCACTTATATACCGTTTAAGATCAATACAGCTGGAGTGATGCCTGTAATTTTTGCATCATCACTTTTAAATATTCCGCTTTTTTTAGTAGGTGTTTTAGTAGAGCGCTTTACCTGGCTTAAAGTTGTATCAAATGCATTAAATAGTGGATTATTATATAATGCACTTGAATTTGCTTTGATCATATTTTTTACTTTTTTCTATACAGCAATCGCCTTTAATCCAACTGAATTAGCTGATAATATCAAAAAAAGTGGTGGTTTTATTCCTGGAATTAGACCGGGCAAACAAACCGCAGATTTCTTTGACTTTATATTAACTCGTATAGGCTTAGTTGGCGCTGTTTATTTAGGCGTGCTAGCTATTGCTCCTAACGGTATAGAATATTGGTTAGGATTACGTGATATCGGTGTGGTGATTGGTGGTACTTCTCTATTAATTATGGTCGGCGTAGCATTAGAAACGTCAGCTCAGATAGAGTCTTATCTTATTGAACACCGTTATGAAGGTTTCTTGACATCAGGCAGAATGAAAAGTAAGGTTGCACGTTGAGCCAATTACATAAAGATATAGTAATTTTTCTTGGTCCACCTGGTTCTGGTAAAGGTTCATTGTCACAATTATGTGTTAGGCGACTAGGATGGATGCAGTTTTCTACAGGTAATCTCTGCAGAGAGCACATTGCTAATGCAACAGATATAGGAAAACAAATAGATTTTGCTATAAAATGTGGTAAACTTATTTCTGATAGCCTTATAATTGAAATGGTAGAAGAATGGCTTCGGTTGCAGTTAATGCAACCGCGAGCAATAATTCTTGATGGTTTTCCACGTACAACAGTTCAAGCTACTGCTTTGCATAAGCTTTTGAAATCTGATGACTTTAAAGATGTAAATTTGCATGTAGTAAAAATGAGTGTTCCTGATGAGCGCATAATAAAGCGCTTATCAGCTCGGTTAATTTGTCGAAACAACAAATGCCAAGCGGTTTACTCATTGCATCCAGAAGCGTCTTTAAAGCCCAGACAAGAAATGGTATGCAATGAATGCGAAGATATTTTAGTACGTCGACCAGATGACGAAGAAAATGCTATAAAAGAACGTCTGCTTATTTATCATAAGCATGAGTTGGATCTTATTAATTTTTATACAAGTGTTGATCAACCTATTACGTTACTAAATGTAGAGCGATCACTTGAAGATGTGTACGCTCAACTTATTAATTGTGTAGGTGTTGAATTTTCATGATTACTATTAAAGATAATCAAGCTATTGAAAAGATGGCTACAGCAGGTAGACTGCTCGGCCAAATGCTTGAAAATATAAAAGAATTATTAGTACCTGATATATCTACTCTTGAGCTTGATACCTGGATAGCAAGTTATTTAAAACAACATAATTTAGTGTCAAGTACTAAAGGATATATGGGGTATAAACACTCTAGTTGTATATCAGTAAACGATGAAGTAGTACACGGTGTACCTCAAGCAGCTACGAAGTTAAAGCAAGGTGACCTTGTTAAAATTGATGTATGCGCTGCTTTTAGTGGTTATTGTGCAGATATGGCTCGTTGCTTTTTTATAGGCAGTGCATCTGTTGAAGCACAAAACTTTGTTGCTACAGCTTATAGTGCTCTTGATAAAGGCATTGAAAAAGCTGTAGTAGGTGGTCGCTTAACTGATATATCAGCTGCTATCCAAGCAGAGGTTGAGTACTATAATTATGGCATAGTAAGAGAGTTTGCTGGTCATGGTATTGGCAAAAAGATGCATGAGGATCCTGAAATATTAAATTATGGAAAACCTGGGTGTGGACCTGTACTTAAAGCAGGAATGGCTTTTGCTATTGAGCCTATGATTACTATGGGTAATCACCGTATTAATATATTGCGCGACGGGTGGACGGTTAAAACTGTCGATAAAAGCTTGGCTGCTCATGTAGAAGATACGGTTATTATAACTCAGCAGGGTCCAAGAATCATAACAAGATTATAAGGCTATAAGGTAAAGATCGTATGAGTACGAATCCAAAAGATGATGTAATAAGAGTTGATGGTATTGTTAAAGAAACACTACCCAATGCTATGTTTCGAGTTGAAATTGAAGGTGGTCACGTTGTTCTTGGACACGTTTCAGGTAAAATGCGCATGAACTACATTCGAATTTTACCAGGAGACAAAGTCGCTCTTGAACTTTCCCCTTACGATTTAACCCGTGGCCGTATTGTATTACGGTATAAGAGCTAGCATGAAAAGCTAACACATAAGGTACAGCACAATGAAAGTAAGAACATCAGTAAAAAGAATATGCCGCGATTGCCGTGTGATTAATCGCGAAGGCATTGTACGTGTAATTTGTAAAAAAAATCCTCGACACAAGCAACGTCAAGGTTAATTAAGAGGGCGCTATGGCTAGAATAGAAGGTGTTAATCTTCCTCGTGAAAAACGCATTGAATATGCATTGCCGTATGTTTTTGGTATTGGATTAAAAACGGCACGCGACATTTTAAATAAATTAGAAATCAATCTTGATACACGTGTTAAAAGTCTTTCTGATGAAGAAGTAGCTTCAATACAAAAAGAGATCTCTTCAGGATATGTTACTGAAGGTGACTTGCGTAAAGAAATCAGACTTAACATTAAACGTCTTCAAGACATTGGATCATATCGTGGTTCACGACATAAAAAGTCATTACCAACACGTGGTCAAAGAACAAAAACCAATGCTCGTACACGTAAGGGACCACGTAAAGCAGGTTCAGCGGTAGCATTAAAACGTAAAGTAACTAAAAAATAATAGTATAATTTTATAGTACGTAGCGAAGGATAGAATGACCTACAAGAAAAAAACTAAAAAAGTAAAAAGACACGTTGATTCAGCCGTAGCTCATGTTAAATCAACGTTTAACAATACGCTTGTATCTATTACAACACCTGAAGGTGATGTATTGTTACGTGGTAGCTCC harbors:
- the secY gene encoding preprotein translocase subunit SecY; this translates as MVLLKNFGNIFKIPELTRKLLFSLGVLVVSRIGTFIPAIGINVPLLAEHMKSAKIFSGLLSYFDTFSGGALQQCTIFALGISPYITASIMMQMLSMTVPSLELLMKEGDYGRKVINQYTRYLALLLSIGYGVAYALYLNNVNATTTPGLLVSPGLGFTLLFTLSLTVGSMFTMWLSEQISLFGIGNGSSMIIFAGIVARFPGYFIKILTQLPTYKSLLVLLLFLVIAASIVFLEKGERKIPVQYARRIIGQRVYGGQSTYIPFKINTAGVMPVIFASSLLNIPLFLVGVLVERFTWLKVVSNALNSGLLYNALEFALIIFFTFFYTAIAFNPTELADNIKKSGGFIPGIRPGKQTADFFDFILTRIGLVGAVYLGVLAIAPNGIEYWLGLRDIGVVIGGTSLLIMVGVALETSAQIESYLIEHRYEGFLTSGRMKSKVAR
- a CDS encoding nucleoside monophosphate kinase; amino-acid sequence: MSQLHKDIVIFLGPPGSGKGSLSQLCVRRLGWMQFSTGNLCREHIANATDIGKQIDFAIKCGKLISDSLIIEMVEEWLRLQLMQPRAIILDGFPRTTVQATALHKLLKSDDFKDVNLHVVKMSVPDERIIKRLSARLICRNNKCQAVYSLHPEASLKPRQEMVCNECEDILVRRPDDEENAIKERLLIYHKHELDLINFYTSVDQPITLLNVERSLEDVYAQLINCVGVEFS
- the map gene encoding type I methionyl aminopeptidase — protein: MITIKDNQAIEKMATAGRLLGQMLENIKELLVPDISTLELDTWIASYLKQHNLVSSTKGYMGYKHSSCISVNDEVVHGVPQAATKLKQGDLVKIDVCAAFSGYCADMARCFFIGSASVEAQNFVATAYSALDKGIEKAVVGGRLTDISAAIQAEVEYYNYGIVREFAGHGIGKKMHEDPEILNYGKPGCGPVLKAGMAFAIEPMITMGNHRINILRDGWTVKTVDKSLAAHVEDTVIITQQGPRIITRL
- the infA gene encoding translation initiation factor IF-1, producing MSTNPKDDVIRVDGIVKETLPNAMFRVEIEGGHVVLGHVSGKMRMNYIRILPGDKVALELSPYDLTRGRIVLRYKS
- the rpmJ gene encoding 50S ribosomal protein L36; protein product: MKVRTSVKRICRDCRVINREGIVRVICKKNPRHKQRQG
- the rpsM gene encoding 30S ribosomal protein S13 codes for the protein MARIEGVNLPREKRIEYALPYVFGIGLKTARDILNKLEINLDTRVKSLSDEEVASIQKEISSGYVTEGDLRKEIRLNIKRLQDIGSYRGSRHKKSLPTRGQRTKTNARTRKGPRKAGSAVALKRKVTKK